The genomic region GCCCTGAAACCACCAACAGACCTGTGTCCTTTAAGTCCAACCATTCCTTTTGTACCTGCTAAATCAAGAAAATCTTTTTCTAATTCTTTATATTCATCGTTCATAACAAAACAAATATTCATCAAAGACCTGTCTTCAACATCTTTAACAGTAGCTTTAAATAATTTGTTTCTGTCAATTTCATCGTATAAAAGATTTGCTTTTTCTATATTCATTTTTTGCATTACCTCTAATCCACCTTTGCTTTTTAACCATTTTAATGTTTGCAATGCTGCATAAACAGGCACAACAGGCGGAGTGTTAAACATTGATTCTTTATCAATATGGGTGCGATAATCTAACATTGTAGGAATTGTTCTGTCAACTTTTCCCAAAATATCTTCTTTTACAATAACAAATGTAACCCCTGCAGGAGCAAGATTTTTTTGTGCACCTCCATAAATAATAGCATATTTTGAAATATCAACAGGTCTGCTGAATATATCAGAAGACATATCTGCCACTAAAGGAATATTTATATCAAAATCCTTTTTAATTTCTGTTCCGTAAATTGTATTATTAGTTGTAATATGAAAATAATCCGCATCAGCAGGTATTTCGTAATTTTTTGGAATATAGTTAAAAGTTGTTTCTTTTGAACTTGCAACTTCAACAACTTCACCAAAATTTTTAGCTTCTTTTAAAGCTTTTGATGCCCATGCTCCTGTGTTTAGATATGCTGATTTCTTTTTCATAATATTATATGGAATCATACAAAATTGTGTGCTTGCTCCACCTCCTAAAAACACTACTTGATATCCGGCTGGAATATCTAATAATTCTTTAAATAAAGCCGTTGCTTCATCCATTACAGCAACAAATGGTTTGCTTCTGTGAGAAATTTCCATCAAAGAAAGTCCTGTTCCGGCAAAATCTTTAATAGCTTTTAAAGTTTCTTCTATAGTAAACTCAGGTAAAATAGAAGGGCCCGCATAAAAATTATGTTTCTTCATATTAATAAGTTTTTATTAGTAAATTTTCAAAAATATTATTTACAAAATTAAAATAAATTAAGCATTAAATATACTAAAATTCCAAAATAAATACGATTTAATTAAAGAGTATTTTATATTTAAAAAAGCAGCATTAAGGTTCGATTTCTACCTGTTGGTAAACAGGGTTGTAGAATGTTTATGGTTATGAGCTTTTATTAGCAACCTTTTACTATTTCGAAGATAAATCTTTGTATTTTATCTTATAATTGATACTAAAACCAACAGTAGTTGAATAATATTTTGCAGGTATCAGAATAAAACTTCTAATTTCAAAATCTGTATATACTTTTAAAAAAAATCTTCCAAAATCATACTTAATACCAGGTATTAATGACACAGAAGTAAATATTCCATTTTCATAGTTTCTAATATTCATTCCACCAAAAAATACAGGGCTTAAACCCTTATTGGGATGAAAATAACCATATGTGATTGGAATTTTAAAATTATAATATGAAACTCTCGATGAATCTATTGTAAATTTTCCTTCATTTATATAACCTAGGCCAAAATATGATTTCTCACTAAATCTAGGATTATTAATATATAAATTAAAACCAAAAATAGGATTGTATGTTTGACTGTAAACTTTCCTTTTATAAGACAGCATCTTCAAACCTCCTACAAATTCAATCATTATTTGAAATGTAATTTTTTTCTCGTAAATAACACACTGTTCTTCTGCACAGACTATATTATGATAATTCTCACTAAATTTAATGAGTTTTTTATGGTTTGGTGCATTAATTTTTTTTATGTCGTTTTCTACCTCTGGACAATCATTGGTTAGGTAATTTAAAATACCAACATATTTCTTTGACTCTTTCTCAAATAGTTTACCATCTATATTTATAATCTCTTTGGAATAACTTAATTCTTTTAAAGGCAAACCATCTTTGGAAGCATAATAATGATTAATTCTACCATTATCTTGTAAGAAAAACAAATCAAGTTCTCCATTAATTAGATATTCTAAAAATAATATTGAATCTTTTCCTTCTATAATAATATTTTTTGAAATATAGTATTTCCCATTATTAAATCTGTAACCATAGATTTCATTAGGATAATATTTTTTTATAGAGTCCGAATTATTAATTTTAAAATCACAGTATAATGAGTTTAAATAATAA from Bacteroidales bacterium harbors:
- the serC gene encoding 3-phosphoserine/phosphohydroxythreonine transaminase, producing MKKHNFYAGPSILPEFTIEETLKAIKDFAGTGLSLMEISHRSKPFVAVMDEATALFKELLDIPAGYQVVFLGGGASTQFCMIPYNIMKKKSAYLNTGAWASKALKEAKNFGEVVEVASSKETTFNYIPKNYEIPADADYFHITTNNTIYGTEIKKDFDINIPLVADMSSDIFSRPVDISKYAIIYGGAQKNLAPAGVTFVIVKEDILGKVDRTIPTMLDYRTHIDKESMFNTPPVVPVYAALQTLKWLKSKGGLEVMQKMNIEKANLLYDEIDRNKLFKATVKDVEDRSLMNICFVMNDEYKELEKDFLDLAGTKGMVGLKGHRSVGGFRASTYNALPKESVEALVSVMKEFENNKA